Part of the candidate division WOR-3 bacterium genome, ACGCCGATCGTCCCGTAAACCGTTTTTGCCACATCTACTGCGTAGTCAATATCCGCCCTTAAAGTTTGGAGGGGCACACTCCCACCCCGGCGCCATTCACTCCGAGCAATCTCGGCGCCCGCTAATCTTCCTGAGACTTGAACCTTTATCCCTTTGGCACCCAGGCGGAGGGCAGAAGCAATTGCCTTTTTCATCGCCCGACGATAAGCAACCCTTTTTAAGAGTTGTTCCACAATACTCCGGGCGACCAGGCGGGCATTAAGTTCCGGTACCCTTTCCGCTTCAATATGAATCTCTACTTCTTTTTTGGTGAGAGCCCGGAGTTCGGCTAAGAGGGAATTTAAAGTCTCCTTCTCCCGGCCGAAGATCACCCCCGGCCGAGCGGTGTGAATGATAATTGTCACCTTATTACCAACCCGCAGGATCTCAATATCAGAAATCATTGGGTCGACCGATTTCTGAGGTTCTTTGGCGTCGCTATATTTCCGGTTCTCAATATACTTTCGGATTTTAATGTCCTCTAATAGGTTATTTCGGTATTCTTTCTTGTCGGCAAAGAACCACTGAGACTTCCAGTCTTTGGTGATACCCAATCTAAAACCTAAGGGATGAGTCTTCTGCCCCATATTACTATTTAGTACCAACCTTTATTTTAATATGAGAGGTTCGGTGCTTATAAAAAAGGGGCATACCCCTTGGTCCTGCCCGAACTCTCTTTAAGGAAGGTCCGGGGTCACAGGTCGCCTCCTTAACAAATAAATCTTCCTCCTTCACTTTCGCCTTTCCCGATTTGTAAATGGCATTGGCAATCGCAGATTTTAAGGTCTTGAGGACGAAGGTCTTAGTCCTCTGTTTATTAAGAAAGGTGAGGATATTTAATGCCTCCGGAACCGGCTTTCCTCTAATCAGGGCTAGGATGCGGTTAATCTTCTTAGCTGAAACCCTCTGGTAGCGACTGATAGCTTGACTCTCTATCATTTCTTCTCTCTACCCTCTTCTCTCTTTTCTTTTCTCTGCCCCGAGTGGGCACGGAAGGTTCGGGTGGGGGCAAATTCTCCCAACTTATGGCCAACCATCCTTTCGGTAATATAGACCGGGAGGAAGCGATTACCACAATGGATGGCTATTGTATGACCAACAAATTCCGGAGGGATGGTGCTCCTTCGGGCGTAGGTCTTTATCACCCGCTTTTCACCCCTTTCGTTCATCTCTTTAATTTTGGTTAGGAGATTCTGGTCAATATAAGGACCTTTTTTGGTGGACCTTCCCATTTTACTTTCTCCTCTTAATTATGTATTGGTCAGAAACCTTTTTCTTCTTTCTTGTCTTTTTCCCCTTAGCCAGAAGTCCGGTTTCCGAGCAGGGATGGCGACCACCGTGAGAACGCCCTTCGCCACCACCCATCGGGTGGTCTATCGGATTCATCGCCACCGCTCTCGTCCGTGGTCTTATTCCCATATGGCGCATCCTTCCTGCCTTTCCGAAGGAGATATCTT contains:
- the rpsC gene encoding 30S ribosomal protein S3, yielding MGQKTHPLGFRLGITKDWKSQWFFADKKEYRNNLLEDIKIRKYIENRKYSDAKEPQKSVDPMISDIEILRVGNKVTIIIHTARPGVIFGREKETLNSLLAELRALTKKEVEIHIEAERVPELNARLVARSIVEQLLKRVAYRRAMKKAIASALRLGAKGIKVQVSGRLAGAEIARSEWRRGGSVPLQTLRADIDYAVDVAKTVYGTIGVKVWIYKGEVSSERSI
- a CDS encoding uL22 family ribosomal protein, which codes for MIESQAISRYQRVSAKKINRILALIRGKPVPEALNILTFLNKQRTKTFVLKTLKSAIANAIYKSGKAKVKEEDLFVKEATCDPGPSLKRVRAGPRGMPLFYKHRTSHIKIKVGTK
- the rpsS gene encoding 30S ribosomal protein S19; amino-acid sequence: MGRSTKKGPYIDQNLLTKIKEMNERGEKRVIKTYARRSTIPPEFVGHTIAIHCGNRFLPVYITERMVGHKLGEFAPTRTFRAHSGQRKEKREEGREKK